A genomic region of Desulfobacterales bacterium contains the following coding sequences:
- a CDS encoding IS110 family transposase, translating to MNFYKQQHTYYCGIDLHARKMYVCILDQKGKVKVHQNIKTDAELFFELIFP from the coding sequence ATGAATTTTTACAAACAACAGCACACGTACTATTGCGGCATCGACCTGCACGCCCGGAAAATGTATGTCTGCATCCTCGATCAAAAAGGAAAAGTGAAAGTTCACCAAAATATCAAAACAGACGCAGAACTGTTCTTCGAACTGATCTTCCCG